In one Hydrogenimonas thermophila genomic region, the following are encoded:
- the nadD gene encoding nicotinate (nicotinamide) nucleotide adenylyltransferase: protein MEVGKYTMEDKNRSVAIYGGSFDPPHIGHLEIIKKALYTLPIEKLIVIPAFISPFKKGHFAPPELRLKWLEKITYFDNRIEISDFELKKSKKSYTIDTVNHFSSVYDTIFFIIGADNLKSLHKWHKFDELDKKVKWVVVTRDDVKIPDKFIKLDIDIPISSSILREEIDPNKIPEEIRDEVVKFYKN, encoded by the coding sequence ATGGAAGTTGGAAAATATACAATGGAAGATAAAAATAGAAGTGTAGCAATTTATGGTGGAAGTTTTGATCCTCCTCATATTGGACATCTTGAAATTATTAAAAAAGCGCTATATACTCTTCCTATAGAAAAACTTATAGTGATACCTGCATTTATAAGCCCATTTAAAAAAGGGCACTTTGCACCACCTGAACTTAGATTAAAGTGGCTTGAAAAGATAACTTACTTTGACAATCGAATAGAGATAAGTGATTTTGAACTTAAAAAGTCTAAAAAATCTTACACTATTGATACTGTAAACCATTTTTCTTCAGTTTATGATACAATTTTCTTTATTATAGGTGCAGATAACCTAAAGTCATTGCATAAATGGCATAAGTTCGATGAACTGGATAAAAAAGTAAAATGGGTAGTTGTAACAAGAGATGATGTAAAAATTCCAGACAAATTCATAAAGCTGGATATTGATATACCCATAAGTTCTTCTATACTAAGAGAAGAGATAGACCCAAACAAAATACCTGAAGAGATTCGGGATGAAGTAGTAAAATTTTACAAAAATTAA
- the rsfS gene encoding ribosome silencing factor encodes MSTTLETRTDRIVNLLDMKKAEDIQVFDLRDREYLTDSVIIATTLGDKHTLALLDMLKEELKPAGETFLAVDEGDEWTVIDLGDIMIHLMVPEYRTKYNLEEFLANLSLERPEQSAS; translated from the coding sequence TTGAGTACTACACTAGAAACAAGAACAGACAGGATAGTTAATCTGCTAGATATGAAAAAGGCTGAAGATATACAAGTATTTGATTTAAGAGATAGAGAGTATTTAACCGATAGTGTAATCATCGCAACAACACTCGGAGACAAACATACTCTTGCATTGCTTGATATGCTAAAAGAGGAGTTAAAACCTGCAGGTGAAACTTTCTTAGCAGTAGATGAAGGTGATGAGTGGACTGTAATTGATCTTGGTGATATAATGATTCATTTGATGGTACCGGAGTACAGAACAAAATATAATCTTGAAGAGTTTTTAGCAAATTTGAGCCTCGAAAGACCGGAACAGTCTGCAAGCTAA
- the gap gene encoding type I glyceraldehyde-3-phosphate dehydrogenase — MALKIAINGYGRIGRSVARIVSKRDDVELVAINDLADAKTLEYLTNFDSVHGPLDTMASLEGNRLNFAGQSIEIFQKSDPSELRFADVGADVVLECSGRFLRSDQLRCHLHNGVKRVIISAPAQDDTPTYVFGVNADQYKGEQIISNASCTTNCLGPIAKVLDEVYGIKSGLMTTIHAYTGGQSLMDAPISKDLRRCRAAGVNLIPTTTHAAEAIYKVLPTLKGKLHGQSVRVPTPDVSLMDLNLVLEKETSVDEVNLLLIEKAKGELNGIMGIDNNYGVSQDFCGDTRSSIVATDLTQVIGGNMVKIMAWYDNEWGYANRLVEMALYISK; from the coding sequence TTGGCTTTAAAGATTGCAATCAATGGATATGGACGCATCGGGCGGAGTGTTGCACGAATCGTCTCAAAGCGTGATGATGTTGAGCTGGTTGCGATCAATGATCTTGCCGATGCTAAAACGCTTGAGTATCTTACAAATTTTGACAGTGTACACGGGCCTTTAGATACAATGGCATCTCTGGAGGGCAACAGACTTAACTTTGCCGGACAGTCTATAGAGATTTTTCAGAAGTCTGATCCTTCAGAGTTGCGTTTTGCCGATGTAGGAGCTGATGTAGTTTTAGAGTGCAGTGGCAGATTTTTAAGAAGTGATCAATTGCGATGCCATTTGCATAATGGAGTTAAGAGAGTTATCATTTCAGCACCTGCACAAGATGATACTCCAACCTATGTATTTGGTGTAAATGCTGATCAGTACAAAGGTGAGCAAATAATTTCCAATGCAAGCTGTACGACTAACTGCTTAGGTCCTATAGCAAAAGTTTTGGATGAAGTATATGGCATTAAAAGCGGCTTAATGACAACAATTCACGCATATACAGGCGGTCAAAGCCTAATGGATGCTCCCATTTCAAAAGATCTTCGCCGATGCCGTGCTGCTGGAGTCAATTTGATTCCTACAACAACGCATGCTGCCGAAGCAATATATAAAGTTTTGCCAACTCTAAAAGGTAAACTTCACGGTCAAAGCGTACGAGTACCTACCCCTGATGTCTCTTTAATGGACTTAAACTTGGTTCTTGAAAAAGAGACATCAGTTGATGAGGTTAATCTGCTTTTGATAGAGAAGGCAAAAGGTGAATTAAACGGTATTATGGGTATTGATAATAATTATGGTGTAAGTCAAGATTTTTGTGGTGATACACGAAGCTCAATAGTTGCAACAGATTTAACGCAAGTTATCGGTGGCAATATGGTCAAAATTATGGCTTGGTATGACAATGAGTGGGGATATGCCAATCGTCTTGTCGAGATGGCACTCTATATATCAAAATAA